The Aspergillus luchuensis IFO 4308 DNA, chromosome 7, nearly complete sequence genome has a segment encoding these proteins:
- a CDS encoding DUF3425 domain-containing protein (COG:S;~EggNog:ENOG410PQBQ;~InterPro:IPR021833;~PFAM:PF11905) — translation MAADEALSMFAMIGPRCLATIGREALLPPALQPTEIQRTVPHHPWLDLIPISKMRDNLSLMENLMDDGQLCRDMCGYHSQVLRAGRGCQTGIGETGVIVWKDPWDPAG, via the coding sequence ATGGCTGCCGATGAGGCGCTGTCAATGTTCGCCATGATTGGACCACGATGTCTAGCAACAATCGGTCGGGAGGCTCTCCTGCCACCTGCATTACAGCCCACAGAGATTCAACGCACTGTACCCCATCATCCCTGGCTTGACCTCATTCCCATATCTAAGATGCGCGACAACCTGAGTCTAATGGAGAATCTGATGGACGATGGCCAATTGTGTCGGGATATGTGCGGCTACCACTCTCAGGTACTTCGGGCGGGGCGTGGATGTCAAACGGGGATAGGAGAAACGGGAGTGATCGTGTGGAAAGACCCCTGGGATCCTGCTGGCTAG